The Amycolatopsis sp. 195334CR genome window below encodes:
- a CDS encoding winged helix DNA-binding domain-containing protein, with translation MSTGDVLTTRALNRATLSRQLLLERERMSAYDAVEHLAGLQAQSPSPPYFALWTRLVGFQPDELAQLLLDRRVVRIVTMRGTVHLLTARDALDWRSLTQPIMETDLRGNTQHSPHWQDLDFAAVAAHARELLAEEPRSAKVLGEALAERWPGRAPSSLTQVARNLLPLVQIPPRGLWGKSGQPTYVTLDDWIGEAIPSNPSPEDFVLRYLRAFGPASVQDVQAWCGLTRLGEVVDRLRPRLRSFRNEAGRELFDLPGAPRPDPDTPAPARFLGGFDQNVLSFADRTRVLSEEYRKRIFTKNGLIPQVVLVDGFVCGRWSLGRDKGIATLAVEPFEKISKKDIRALEKEGAELLRFAEPTAKGHDFRIDW, from the coding sequence ATGTCGACTGGGGACGTACTGACCACGCGTGCGCTGAACCGCGCCACCTTGAGCCGTCAGCTGCTGCTGGAGCGGGAGCGGATGTCCGCGTACGACGCGGTGGAGCACCTCGCCGGGCTCCAGGCGCAGTCCCCGTCTCCGCCGTACTTCGCGCTGTGGACGCGGCTGGTCGGCTTCCAGCCGGACGAGCTGGCGCAACTGCTGCTCGACCGCCGGGTGGTCCGCATCGTCACCATGCGCGGCACCGTGCACCTGCTCACCGCACGCGACGCGCTCGACTGGCGGTCGCTCACCCAGCCGATCATGGAGACCGATCTCCGCGGCAACACCCAGCACTCCCCGCACTGGCAGGACCTGGACTTCGCCGCCGTGGCGGCACACGCGCGAGAACTGCTCGCCGAGGAGCCACGATCGGCCAAGGTGCTCGGGGAGGCACTGGCCGAGCGGTGGCCCGGACGCGCGCCGTCCTCGCTCACCCAGGTGGCCAGGAACCTGCTGCCACTCGTGCAGATCCCGCCGCGCGGTCTGTGGGGCAAGTCGGGCCAGCCCACCTACGTCACGCTGGACGACTGGATCGGCGAGGCCATTCCCTCGAACCCATCGCCGGAGGACTTCGTGCTCCGCTACCTGCGCGCGTTCGGTCCGGCGAGCGTGCAGGACGTGCAGGCCTGGTGCGGCCTGACCAGGCTCGGCGAAGTAGTCGATCGGCTGCGGCCGCGACTGCGCTCCTTCCGCAACGAGGCCGGACGCGAGTTGTTCGACCTGCCCGGCGCCCCGCGTCCGGATCCGGACACCCCGGCGCCGGCTCGCTTCCTCGGCGGTTTCGACCAGAACGTGCTCTCCTTCGCCGACCGCACCCGCGTGCTCAGCGAGGAGTACCGCAAGCGGATCTTCACCAAGAACGGGCTCATCCCGCAGGTGGTGCTGGTCGACGGCTTCGTGTGCGGCCGGTGGAGCCTCGGCCGGGACAAGGGCATCGCCACGCTGGCCGTGGAACCGTTCGAGAAGATTTCCAAAAAGGACATCCGGGCGCTGGAAAAGGAGGGCGCGGAGTTGCTCCGGTTCGCCGAACCCACCGCGAAGGGCCACGATTTCCGGATCGATTGGTAG
- a CDS encoding TetR/AcrR family transcriptional regulator encodes MPRPSVEAERRAQILRAACAVIADKGFARLRVSDVAVAAGVSGGTVHYYFDTKQDLVHAAFEDNYTRSLQRRRWILDTTDDPVQKLRLVVDSYLPDGDETTEAWKVWAELWSQGMHQPELRELHDRMYGDWRRIVAGVIRDGQRGGQLRPGNAVHLANMLISMIDGLAYQVLLGSTAMPVSRMRATCLAFLDDLKVPSG; translated from the coding sequence ATGCCCCGTCCCAGCGTGGAAGCCGAGCGGCGCGCGCAGATCCTGCGGGCGGCGTGCGCGGTCATCGCGGACAAGGGGTTCGCGCGGCTGCGAGTGTCCGATGTGGCGGTGGCGGCCGGGGTCAGCGGCGGCACGGTGCACTACTACTTCGACACCAAGCAGGATCTGGTGCACGCCGCGTTCGAGGACAACTACACGCGTTCCCTGCAACGGCGTCGGTGGATCCTGGACACCACCGACGATCCGGTGCAGAAACTGCGCCTGGTGGTGGATTCGTACCTGCCCGACGGCGACGAGACGACCGAGGCCTGGAAGGTCTGGGCGGAGCTGTGGTCGCAGGGCATGCACCAGCCGGAGCTGCGCGAACTGCACGACCGGATGTACGGCGACTGGCGGCGCATCGTGGCCGGGGTGATCCGCGACGGGCAGCGCGGCGGGCAGTTGCGGCCGGGCAACGCTGTGCACCTGGCGAACATGCTCATCTCGATGATCGACGGCCTCGCCTACCAGGTACTGCTCGGCTCGACGGCGATGCCGGTGAGCCGGATGCGGGCCACCTGCCTCGCCTTCCTCGACGATCTGAAGGTTCCCTCGGGGTAA
- a CDS encoding NAD(P)-dependent oxidoreductase — translation MSAIVVFGAGGRAGRAILAEATRRGHRVTAVVRDPAKYPDLAAGTTDGTGDISVVAGDIGSASSVAGVVAGHDAVVHAAAALARPADLVFAEAALALLDGLPRAGVSRLVAIGMAANLEVSPGVRLMDEPDFPAEYLPFALGHTAGLHVLRAAPAEVDWVMLTPPMVLDEGPCTGRYRTGGDEVLTPGEPGHLSYADLAIAVLDEIETPKHHRTRIAVGD, via the coding sequence ATGAGCGCAATCGTGGTTTTTGGGGCCGGCGGCCGGGCGGGCCGGGCCATCCTCGCCGAGGCGACCAGGCGGGGACACCGGGTGACGGCCGTGGTGCGGGATCCGGCGAAATACCCCGACCTGGCCGCGGGGACGACCGACGGCACGGGCGATATCAGCGTGGTCGCCGGGGACATCGGCAGTGCGAGCAGCGTCGCCGGGGTGGTGGCGGGACACGACGCCGTGGTGCACGCTGCGGCCGCATTGGCTCGACCGGCCGACCTGGTTTTCGCCGAGGCGGCGTTGGCGCTGCTCGACGGGTTGCCGCGGGCGGGGGTCAGCCGGCTGGTGGCCATCGGCATGGCCGCCAACCTGGAGGTCTCGCCAGGGGTGCGGCTGATGGACGAGCCGGACTTCCCGGCCGAATACTTACCGTTCGCGCTGGGGCACACCGCCGGGTTGCACGTGCTGCGAGCCGCGCCGGCCGAGGTGGACTGGGTCATGCTCACCCCGCCGATGGTGCTCGACGAGGGCCCGTGCACCGGCCGCTACCGCACCGGCGGCGACGAGGTCCTCACGCCCGGCGAGCCGGGTCACCTGTCCTACGCGGACCTGGCGATCGCCGTACTCGACGAGATCGAAACGCCCAAGCACCACCGCACCCGGATCGCCGTCGGCGACTAA
- a CDS encoding thiamine pyrophosphate-binding protein, protein MKLSGGAALVESLAAHGVEVLFGIPGTHNLGIYAELGRYGVRHVLTRHEQGAGFAADGYARVTGKPGVCLTTSGPAVLNAATAAAQAYSDSVPVLVISPGPPVRHPGRGNGILHEVRDQTGAMAAVTAGSHRVTSVAELPAAVAQAFAQLGSGRPRPVHLELPLDLIDEADDVDPVPPIPVARPVPAPEALARALELLNAAERPGVLVGGGARGAAEPLAELAARLGAPVLSSANGKGILPEDHACALGAGLHHLSAADFTADCDVVLAVGTELAPADLWNGPLRFPGRLIRIDIDPAGVVTNANPDVPLVGDAASTLRALLDGITRVSISDSFERVARWRQQIFAEATRQGGPWLPILAALDETLGRDGILAADSAMVCYYGALSNLPRYTPGSFLYPTGLGTLGYGLPAAIGARVGRPTARVAALHGDGGIMFTVAELAAAAALQLPLPVLVVDNGGYGEIRDEMAERGDLPLAVDLPSPDFAELGRSLGCHGLTLPDYDGLTEVLHDAFDADRPTVIHLRG, encoded by the coding sequence GTGAAGCTCAGCGGTGGAGCCGCGCTGGTGGAGTCGCTGGCCGCGCACGGCGTCGAGGTGCTGTTCGGCATTCCCGGCACGCACAACCTCGGGATCTACGCGGAACTCGGCCGGTACGGCGTCCGGCACGTGCTGACCAGGCACGAGCAGGGCGCCGGTTTCGCCGCCGACGGCTACGCACGCGTCACCGGCAAGCCCGGCGTGTGCCTGACCACCAGCGGTCCGGCCGTGCTGAACGCGGCCACCGCGGCCGCGCAGGCGTACTCCGACTCGGTGCCGGTGCTGGTGATCTCGCCCGGCCCGCCGGTACGGCATCCCGGGCGTGGCAACGGAATCCTGCACGAGGTGCGCGACCAGACCGGCGCGATGGCGGCGGTCACCGCGGGCAGCCACCGGGTGACCAGCGTGGCCGAGCTTCCGGCCGCGGTGGCGCAGGCGTTCGCGCAGCTGGGATCCGGACGGCCGCGTCCCGTCCACTTGGAACTCCCGCTCGACCTGATCGACGAGGCGGACGACGTCGACCCGGTGCCCCCGATCCCGGTCGCGCGGCCGGTACCCGCGCCGGAAGCGCTGGCCAGGGCGCTCGAACTGCTGAACGCGGCGGAACGGCCCGGCGTGCTGGTCGGCGGTGGTGCGCGAGGTGCCGCCGAACCACTCGCCGAACTCGCCGCCCGCCTGGGCGCCCCGGTGCTGTCTTCGGCCAACGGCAAGGGAATCCTGCCCGAGGACCACGCCTGCGCACTGGGCGCCGGGCTGCATCATTTGTCCGCCGCGGACTTCACCGCCGACTGCGACGTGGTGCTTGCCGTCGGCACCGAGCTGGCACCCGCCGACCTGTGGAACGGCCCGCTGCGCTTTCCCGGTCGCCTGATCCGCATCGACATCGATCCGGCTGGCGTGGTGACCAACGCCAATCCGGACGTGCCGCTGGTCGGCGACGCCGCGAGCACGCTGCGCGCCCTGCTCGACGGCATCACCCGAGTTTCTATTTCGGATTCTTTTGAGCGGGTCGCGCGCTGGCGCCAGCAGATCTTCGCCGAGGCGACGCGACAGGGCGGCCCGTGGTTGCCGATCCTCGCCGCCCTCGACGAAACATTGGGCCGCGACGGCATTCTCGCCGCCGACAGCGCGATGGTCTGCTACTACGGCGCGTTGTCGAACCTGCCGCGCTACACCCCCGGCTCCTTCCTGTACCCGACCGGCCTCGGCACCCTCGGCTACGGCCTGCCCGCCGCCATCGGCGCCCGCGTGGGACGCCCGACCGCGCGAGTCGCGGCTCTCCACGGTGACGGCGGCATCATGTTCACCGTGGCGGAACTGGCCGCGGCCGCCGCTCTCCAACTTCCGCTGCCGGTGCTCGTGGTGGACAACGGCGGCTACGGCGAGATCCGCGACGAAATGGCCGAACGCGGTGACCTCCCGCTCGCCGTCGACCTGCCCAGCCCCGATTTCGCGGAACTGGGCCGGTCCCTGGGCTGCCACGGCCTCACCCTGCCCGACTACGACGGCCTCACCGAGGTCCTCCACGACGCCTTCGACGCCGACCGCCCCACGGTGATCCACCTGCGTGGTTAG
- a CDS encoding acetate--CoA ligase family protein: protein MSEEPRPFSDPASVAVVGASADPAKWGHWLARGALTGEDRRRVYLVNSRGGAVVGRVPYASLSDLPEPPELVVFSVPARAVPEIVDEALELGARGLVGISDGIEDDYELARRVRAGGARLLGPACLGLFDAETQLELAWGQFEPGALGIVSQSGQVGLELAGLAASAGIGVSRFVSVGRQADLTLEEMVGELVEHESTRVVAIYAESFGDGRELVRTITRLTEADKPVVVLTVGESHAGRTAARSHTGALTSSLDVVDAACRASGAVRVRTPAEVVDLARYLQLTTRPKGKRVAIVGDSGGQGAVAADVTARAGLRVTPLPAVLAARIEAGLPDAANSINPIDLAGGGEQDLRSYARVVRELTGSGEVDSVLLTGYFGSYGEDTPTLRETELGVVAELGFAVHRTGIPVVVHSMSADSDAVRALRDCGVPTYHTVEAAAGALGTASQFAPPWPLPLVWGSAAPVGEGYLAARDLVASAGVRFPAGEAVTDRESLLAAAERLQPPYALKADFLAHKSDSGGVALGLTDAMSAVWTLEDMLHKLGPGRYVLEEMDTRESTVEIIIGARRDPAFGPLVLVGAGGTDAELQRDTTIELGPVDTERAMTMLRRLRCYPLLDGWRGREPLDVKALAETVAAVSSVLAGCAAVAEIELNPVRVGADGVVAVDALLTRAGEERT from the coding sequence ATGAGCGAGGAACCCCGGCCCTTCAGCGATCCGGCGTCGGTCGCCGTGGTCGGCGCGAGCGCGGACCCGGCCAAGTGGGGGCACTGGCTGGCCAGGGGCGCGCTGACCGGCGAGGACCGCCGCCGCGTCTACCTGGTCAACTCCCGCGGCGGCGCCGTGGTCGGCCGCGTGCCCTACGCCAGTCTCAGTGACCTGCCGGAACCGCCTGAGCTGGTGGTGTTCAGCGTGCCGGCCCGCGCGGTCCCGGAGATCGTCGACGAAGCGCTGGAGCTGGGCGCCCGCGGCCTGGTCGGGATCAGCGACGGCATCGAGGACGACTACGAGCTCGCGCGCCGGGTGCGTGCGGGCGGCGCGCGGCTGCTGGGCCCGGCCTGCCTCGGCCTGTTTGACGCGGAAACCCAGCTGGAGCTGGCCTGGGGCCAGTTCGAACCGGGTGCGCTCGGCATCGTCTCGCAGAGCGGCCAGGTCGGGCTGGAGCTGGCCGGGCTCGCCGCGTCGGCGGGCATCGGCGTCTCGCGGTTCGTCTCGGTGGGCCGCCAGGCGGACCTGACGCTGGAGGAGATGGTCGGCGAACTGGTCGAGCACGAGTCCACGCGCGTGGTGGCGATCTACGCGGAGAGCTTCGGCGACGGCCGCGAGCTGGTCCGCACGATCACCCGGCTGACCGAGGCCGACAAGCCGGTGGTGGTGCTGACCGTGGGCGAGAGCCACGCCGGGCGGACAGCGGCGAGGTCGCACACCGGCGCGCTGACCTCCTCGCTCGACGTGGTCGACGCGGCCTGCCGCGCTTCGGGCGCGGTCCGCGTGCGCACCCCGGCCGAGGTGGTCGACCTGGCCCGTTACCTGCAACTGACCACGCGACCCAAGGGCAAGCGGGTGGCCATCGTCGGCGACAGCGGCGGACAGGGCGCGGTTGCCGCCGACGTGACCGCGCGCGCCGGCCTGCGGGTCACGCCGCTGCCCGCGGTGCTGGCGGCCCGGATCGAAGCGGGCCTGCCGGACGCGGCGAACTCGATCAACCCGATCGACCTGGCCGGCGGTGGCGAGCAGGACCTGCGCAGCTACGCCCGCGTCGTGCGCGAGCTGACCGGCAGCGGCGAGGTGGATTCGGTGCTGCTCACCGGGTACTTCGGCAGCTACGGCGAGGACACGCCGACGCTGCGCGAGACCGAACTCGGGGTGGTCGCCGAACTCGGCTTCGCCGTGCACCGCACCGGGATCCCGGTGGTGGTGCACAGCATGTCGGCCGATTCCGACGCGGTGCGCGCGCTGCGGGACTGCGGCGTCCCGACGTACCACACCGTCGAGGCGGCGGCGGGCGCGCTCGGCACCGCCTCGCAGTTCGCGCCGCCGTGGCCGTTGCCGCTCGTGTGGGGCAGCGCCGCCCCGGTCGGCGAGGGCTATCTCGCCGCCCGCGACCTGGTGGCGTCGGCGGGGGTGCGGTTCCCCGCCGGTGAAGCGGTGACCGATCGCGAAAGCCTGCTGGCCGCCGCGGAACGCCTGCAACCGCCGTACGCGCTCAAGGCGGACTTCCTCGCGCACAAGAGCGATTCCGGCGGGGTGGCGCTCGGGCTGACGGATGCCATGTCGGCGGTGTGGACGCTGGAGGACATGCTGCACAAGCTCGGCCCCGGCCGGTACGTGCTGGAGGAGATGGACACCCGCGAGTCCACAGTGGAGATCATCATCGGCGCCCGGCGCGATCCGGCGTTCGGGCCGTTGGTGCTGGTCGGCGCCGGGGGTACGGACGCGGAACTGCAGCGCGACACCACCATCGAACTCGGCCCGGTCGACACCGAGCGCGCGATGACGATGCTGCGTAGGCTCCGGTGCTATCCGCTGCTGGACGGCTGGCGCGGGCGAGAACCGCTGGACGTGAAGGCGCTGGCCGAGACGGTAGCGGCGGTCTCCTCGGTGCTGGCCGGTTGCGCAGCGGTGGCCGAGATCGAACTGAACCCGGTGCGGGTGGGCGCCGACGGTGTGGTCGCCGTCGACGCGCTGCTCACCAGGGCCGGAGAGGAACGCACGTGA
- a CDS encoding acyl-CoA dehydrogenase family protein — translation MPHVLRDAVPLTPEQRQFRELATEFAAREIRPIARAVDDAQTESPLELWRRAAAVGLTSFMLPESAGGGGVTDLVTQSLVQEALCHGDIGIGNLITSNGFFADPILELGSPEQRDRWLTPLTGDDPPLTALAVTEPDAGSDAASLRTRAVRDGDSYVLNGQKAWISNAPYAKWFVLFATVDPGRGAKGVTAFVVDRDTPGLSVGKPMRKLGQRAIVNAEVFLDDVRVPVADRLGEEGRGFYGLMRTFDASRILIGAATTGLARAALDLALDYAGRRIQFGVPIIEHQAVAFRLADMAVKVDTSHLLTQRAARLFDAGEPVTAEAASAKLVGSENAMWCTWAAVQTLGGWGYSQEFLVEKWMRDAKLEEIEEGTSDIQRLVIARRLARA, via the coding sequence ATGCCCCACGTCCTTCGCGACGCCGTGCCGCTGACCCCGGAGCAGCGCCAGTTCCGCGAGCTGGCCACCGAGTTCGCGGCCAGGGAGATCCGCCCGATCGCCAGGGCGGTCGACGACGCGCAGACCGAATCGCCGCTGGAGCTGTGGCGCCGCGCGGCCGCGGTCGGCCTGACCTCGTTCATGCTGCCGGAGTCCGCCGGCGGTGGCGGCGTGACCGATCTGGTCACCCAGTCGCTGGTGCAGGAAGCCTTGTGCCACGGGGACATCGGCATCGGCAACCTGATCACCTCCAACGGCTTCTTCGCCGACCCGATCCTCGAACTCGGCAGCCCGGAGCAGCGCGACCGCTGGCTCACCCCGCTCACCGGCGACGATCCGCCGCTGACCGCGCTCGCCGTCACCGAGCCCGACGCCGGTTCCGACGCCGCCTCGCTGCGCACCCGCGCCGTCCGCGACGGCGACAGTTACGTCCTCAATGGACAGAAGGCGTGGATCTCCAACGCGCCCTACGCGAAGTGGTTCGTCCTGTTCGCCACGGTCGATCCCGGGCGCGGGGCCAAGGGCGTGACCGCGTTCGTGGTCGACCGGGACACCCCCGGCCTGTCCGTCGGCAAGCCGATGCGCAAGCTCGGCCAGCGCGCGATCGTGAACGCGGAGGTCTTCCTCGACGACGTCCGTGTGCCGGTGGCCGACCGGCTCGGCGAGGAGGGGCGGGGTTTCTACGGGCTGATGCGCACCTTCGACGCCTCGCGCATCCTGATCGGCGCGGCCACCACCGGCCTCGCCCGCGCCGCGCTGGACCTCGCGCTCGACTACGCCGGCCGCCGGATCCAGTTCGGGGTGCCGATCATCGAGCACCAGGCGGTAGCCTTCCGGCTCGCCGACATGGCGGTCAAGGTGGACACCTCGCACCTGCTCACGCAGCGCGCGGCCCGGCTGTTCGACGCCGGGGAACCGGTCACCGCCGAGGCCGCGTCGGCCAAGCTGGTTGGTTCGGAGAACGCTATGTGGTGCACTTGGGCGGCTGTGCAGACGCTCGGCGGCTGGGGCTACTCACAGGAATTCCTCGTGGAGAAGTGGATGCGCGACGCCAAGCTCGAAGAGATCGAGGAAGGCACCTCGGACATCCAGCGGCTGGTCATCGCCAGAAGGCTGGCCAGGGCATGA
- a CDS encoding alpha/beta hydrolase, with amino-acid sequence MWRPWLIGLGCLAAVALLLVTLLYAFQRKIIYLPSPGAVPPAASVLPGARDVTFDTEDGLRLGGWFVPARGPDTGFTVLVAPGNAGDRSMRAPLARALSGRGLSVLLFDYRGFGGNPGSPSEEGLTQDIRAAHRFLVGEGVAADRLRYYGESLGCSLVTKLATEHPPAALILRSPFVDLPSVGELQYPFLPVRSMMWDRFPVAEDVRRINAPVVVIYGDADSIVPPEQSIEVAAAGRARAVPVHGADHNDRSLLDGPQLIDAVVTP; translated from the coding sequence ATGTGGCGGCCGTGGCTGATCGGACTGGGCTGTCTGGCCGCGGTGGCGCTGCTCCTGGTCACCCTGTTGTACGCGTTCCAGCGCAAGATCATTTACTTGCCTTCACCGGGTGCGGTGCCGCCGGCGGCGTCGGTCCTGCCGGGCGCGCGGGACGTCACCTTCGACACCGAGGACGGCCTGCGACTGGGCGGCTGGTTCGTGCCGGCGCGCGGACCGGACACGGGGTTCACCGTGCTGGTCGCGCCCGGCAACGCCGGTGACCGGTCGATGCGGGCGCCGCTGGCGCGCGCGTTGTCGGGGCGCGGGCTGAGCGTGTTGCTCTTCGACTACCGCGGTTTCGGCGGCAACCCGGGCTCGCCGAGCGAGGAGGGGCTTACGCAGGACATCCGCGCGGCGCACCGGTTCCTCGTCGGCGAGGGCGTGGCGGCGGACCGGCTGCGGTACTACGGCGAGAGCCTCGGGTGCTCGCTGGTGACGAAGCTGGCGACGGAGCACCCGCCCGCGGCGCTGATCCTGCGCTCGCCGTTCGTCGACCTGCCGTCGGTGGGAGAGCTGCAGTACCCCTTCCTCCCGGTGCGGTCGATGATGTGGGACCGCTTCCCGGTGGCCGAGGATGTTCGGCGCATCAACGCCCCCGTCGTCGTGATCTACGGGGATGCGGACTCGATTGTGCCGCCGGAACAGAGCATCGAGGTGGCGGCCGCGGGCCGGGCACGCGCCGTCCCGGTTCACGGCGCGGACCACAACGACCGCTCCCTGCTCGATGGCCCCCAACTGATCGATGCCGTCGTAACCCCTTAG
- a CDS encoding AAA family ATPase — translation MMWMAQRPATAVPTVPLMPPLSSVLSVRTSSPVLVGRDTELTTLVELVTERPSAVLLEGEAGMGKTRLVQELLRRPELAGTRVLTGSCQPLREPFPYGPVLEALRGVADFPIGPLSPVAGVLRPLLPEIADLLPPRPQPLADTAAERHREFRAIRELLGACGPALLVIDDLHWADERTRDLLWFVLSRPPEQLGVVVTYRSEDLRTGGPLGVPYRPAEGVRAARVQLGPLDVPAVRMLASTILDAPRVAEEFAAKLHESTAGIPFVVEETLRALRGPAGAVEVDRATGHRLLDSLEVPVLLREAMTERMSTLSDTSVRVARSAAVLGVPAEISLLGALAGLRGRPLSTALAQALDAGVLREVTRDRYGFRHALAMKSVYDAISGPERQLLHARAMRALAATEPPPLVQLAGHAKAAGRIGEWQRYAEAAADQAVELGETSLAIDALQAVLDGTTPAAEDAGRMAEKLSRVALRGLRPDVTRTLEKVIGQYELSPVVRGTIRMNTGLLLVRKSGELSRGRAAVQKAIDELAGDPELAARGINLLAQPIDGTTPLAWHQRWMDRARQVHDQLDDPELRLALTADRIAGRAHIGDGSAWDEFERFKSEAGEVAVTVAERVQQARFWCNLADAGAWVGHFDRAALLLKDGLRIANCAGALFVTGNGQSTRARLDWLTGNWSGLAESAEALREKYRDLAAITSESALVLAGLACVRGEFEEAEKHLAATNLLNPDQGVMTVVLSAAGMLSRVRLAAGDLPGACAAADHGMATARRKEIWVWAAELVPSAVDAYVHAGRLDDAERAIEDFARGIAGRDAPAASAGLASAQAVLLAAQGKHAEAAERFASARELADAMPMPYLAHWARERGALSRLEAGDTSIALTELSAAADGYETLGAARDAGRCRHRLREHGAWAPSQRGRRGYGQQLSPREKEVAEMLAAGRTNREIANGLFLSPRTVEQHVANVLRKLGARSRTEVGRKTSLNTYP, via the coding sequence ATGATGTGGATGGCCCAACGCCCTGCAACCGCCGTGCCGACGGTGCCGCTGATGCCGCCGTTGTCGTCGGTGCTGTCCGTGCGGACGAGTTCACCCGTGCTCGTCGGCCGGGACACCGAGCTGACCACGCTCGTCGAGCTGGTCACCGAACGCCCGTCGGCCGTGCTGCTGGAAGGCGAAGCCGGCATGGGCAAGACCCGGCTGGTGCAGGAGCTGCTGCGGCGGCCCGAACTGGCGGGCACGCGCGTGCTCACCGGCTCGTGCCAGCCGCTGCGAGAACCCTTTCCCTACGGCCCGGTGCTGGAAGCGCTGCGCGGGGTCGCCGATTTCCCGATCGGGCCGCTGAGCCCGGTGGCCGGCGTGCTCCGGCCACTGCTGCCGGAGATCGCCGACCTGCTGCCGCCGCGCCCGCAACCGCTGGCCGACACCGCCGCCGAACGGCACCGCGAGTTCCGCGCCATCCGCGAACTGCTCGGCGCCTGCGGTCCCGCGCTGCTGGTCATCGACGACCTGCACTGGGCCGACGAGCGCACGCGCGACCTGCTGTGGTTCGTGCTGTCGCGCCCGCCGGAGCAGCTCGGCGTGGTGGTCACCTACCGCAGCGAGGACCTGCGCACCGGTGGCCCGCTCGGCGTGCCGTACCGCCCGGCCGAGGGCGTGCGCGCGGCCCGCGTGCAGCTCGGCCCGCTGGACGTGCCCGCGGTGCGCATGCTGGCGTCGACCATTCTCGACGCGCCGCGCGTGGCCGAGGAGTTCGCCGCGAAGCTGCACGAGAGCACCGCGGGCATCCCGTTCGTGGTGGAGGAGACCCTGCGCGCGCTGCGCGGTCCGGCCGGTGCGGTCGAGGTCGATCGCGCCACCGGGCACCGGCTGCTGGACAGCCTCGAAGTGCCGGTGCTCCTGCGCGAGGCGATGACCGAGCGGATGAGCACGCTGTCCGACACCTCGGTGCGCGTGGCGCGCTCGGCCGCCGTGCTCGGCGTGCCCGCCGAGATCTCGCTGCTCGGCGCGCTGGCCGGGTTGCGCGGGCGGCCGTTGTCCACCGCGCTGGCGCAGGCGCTGGACGCCGGGGTGCTGCGCGAGGTGACCCGCGACCGCTACGGCTTCCGGCACGCGCTGGCGATGAAATCGGTCTACGACGCGATCAGCGGCCCGGAAAGACAGTTGCTGCACGCGCGCGCGATGCGGGCGCTGGCAGCTACCGAACCCCCACCACTGGTGCAGCTGGCCGGGCACGCGAAGGCGGCCGGTCGCATCGGCGAATGGCAGCGGTACGCCGAGGCGGCGGCGGACCAGGCAGTCGAACTCGGTGAGACCTCACTGGCCATCGACGCGCTGCAGGCAGTGCTCGACGGCACCACGCCCGCGGCCGAGGACGCGGGCCGGATGGCCGAAAAACTCAGCCGGGTGGCGTTGCGCGGGCTGCGCCCCGACGTCACCAGGACGCTGGAGAAGGTGATCGGCCAGTACGAGCTCTCCCCGGTGGTGCGCGGCACCATTCGGATGAACACCGGCCTGCTGCTGGTGCGCAAGAGCGGTGAACTGTCCCGCGGGCGCGCCGCCGTGCAGAAGGCCATCGACGAACTCGCCGGCGACCCGGAACTCGCCGCCCGCGGCATCAACCTGCTGGCCCAGCCGATCGACGGCACCACCCCGCTGGCCTGGCACCAGCGCTGGATGGACCGCGCGCGCCAGGTCCACGACCAGCTCGACGACCCCGAACTGCGGCTGGCGCTGACCGCCGACCGCATCGCCGGGCGCGCGCACATCGGCGACGGCTCGGCGTGGGACGAGTTCGAGCGGTTCAAGTCCGAGGCGGGCGAGGTCGCGGTGACCGTGGCCGAACGCGTGCAGCAGGCGCGGTTCTGGTGCAACCTCGCCGACGCCGGCGCCTGGGTCGGCCACTTCGACCGCGCCGCGCTCCTGCTCAAGGACGGCCTGCGCATCGCGAACTGCGCCGGCGCGCTCTTCGTCACCGGCAACGGCCAGTCCACCAGGGCGCGGCTCGACTGGCTGACCGGCAACTGGTCCGGGCTCGCCGAATCCGCCGAAGCGCTGCGCGAGAAGTACCGCGACCTCGCGGCGATCACCTCGGAGTCGGCGCTCGTGCTGGCCGGGCTCGCGTGCGTGCGCGGTGAGTTCGAGGAAGCCGAAAAGCACCTGGCGGCAACGAACCTGCTCAACCCCGACCAGGGCGTGATGACCGTGGTGCTCAGCGCGGCGGGCATGCTCTCGCGGGTGCGCCTCGCCGCCGGTGACCTGCCCGGCGCGTGCGCGGCGGCCGACCACGGCATGGCGACCGCGCGGCGCAAGGAGATCTGGGTGTGGGCGGCGGAGTTGGTGCCGTCCGCGGTCGACGCCTACGTGCACGCCGGGCGCCTCGACGACGCGGAGCGGGCGATCGAGGACTTCGCCAGAGGCATCGCCGGGCGCGACGCACCGGCGGCCTCGGCGGGACTCGCTTCCGCCCAGGCCGTTTTGCTTGCCGCACAAGGGAAGCACGCGGAAGCCGCGGAACGCTTCGCGAGCGCGCGCGAGCTGGCGGACGCGATGCCGATGCCGTACCTGGCGCACTGGGCACGGGAACGCGGTGCGCTGTCCCGTCTCGAAGCGGGTGACACGAGCATCGCGCTCACCGAATTGAGCGCCGCCGCCGACGGTTACGAAACGCTCGGTGCGGCGCGTGACGCGGGCCGGTGCCGCCACCGGTTGCGCGAACACGGCGCCTGGGCCCCGTCACAACGCGGCAGGCGCGGTTACGGACAGCAATTGTCGCCGCGCGAGAAGGAGGTCGCGGAAATGCTCGCGGCCGGGCGCACCAACCGGGAAATCGCGAACGGCCTATTCCTGTCGCCACGCACCGTGGAGCAACACGTGGCGAATGTGCTGCGAAAACTCGGCGCGCGGTCACGCACCGAAGTCGGTCGGAAAACTTCTTTAAATACGTACCCCTAG